The following are encoded together in the Zingiber officinale cultivar Zhangliang chromosome 8A, Zo_v1.1, whole genome shotgun sequence genome:
- the LOC122009032 gene encoding wall-associated receptor kinase-like 14 isoform X1, whose product MVPSLLFALLLLDAAAPSPSIAVESTRCDRTCGSTTVLYPFGFSAGCQILLNCSASGEVRLGTYLVRNVTASSLIVDVSASCNRSIRDAAVLFSDRLSVAASNALFLRNCTGSEGQECSIGTEIISKRLNQTSCGRTEDDIRCYSSGRTEGFYSKKNFTEMANRCKFLFTSLRYGRDAFNQSTLEFESAEVEWWLQGDCRCAANANCYRIDLPSGNGTTGYRCSCNEGFTGDGFADGGGCAGGPSELHQTTPTGKEHLNVGELIEGIGVGIVAGSCLAVAVVLLYVKLIRK is encoded by the exons ATGGTTCCATCCCTCCTCTTCGCCCTTCTTCTACTCGACGCTGCCGCCCCCTCCCCCTCCATCGCCGTGGAATCAACACGCTGCGACCGGACTTGCGGATCCACCACCGTTTTATACCCCTTCGGCTTCTCCGCCGGATGCCAGATTCTCCTCAACTGCTCTGCCTCCGGCGAGGTCCGCCTCGGCACGTACCTCGTCCGGAACGTCACCGCCAGCTCCTTAATCGTCGACGTGTCGGCCTCCTGCAACCGCTCCATCAGAGACGCGGCCGTGCTCTTTAGCGACAGGTTGTCCGTGGCGGCGAGCAACGCGTTGTTCCTCCGCAACTGCACTGGAAGCGAGGGGCAGGAGTGCAGCATCGGCACAGAAATCATCTCGAAGCGCCTCAACCAGACGAGCTGCGGCCGTACAGAGGACGACATCCGGTGCTACTCCAGCGGCCGGACGGAGGGGTTCTACTCCAAGAAGAATTTCACGGAGATGGCGAATCGGTGCAAATTCCTGTTCACGTCGTTGAGGTACGGCAGGGACGCCTTCAACCAGTCGACGCTCGAGTTCGAGTCGGCCGAGGTAGAGTGGTGGCTCCAAGGAGATTGCCGGTGCGCAGCCAACGCCAACTGTTACCGCATAGATTTGCCGTCTGGGAACGGAACCACCGGGTACCGATGCAGCTGCAATGAAGGGTTCACCGGCGACGGTTTCGCCGACGGCGGCGGTTGCGCCGGAG GGCCAAGTGAACTTCATCAGACCACTCCGACAGGAAAAGAGcatctgaacgttggggaattGATAGAAG GCATCGGAGTAGGCATCGTAGCTGGATCTTGTTTAGCTGTCGCCGTGGTGTTGCTCTATGtgaaattaattagaaaataa
- the LOC122009032 gene encoding wall-associated receptor kinase-like 14 isoform X2 has translation MVPSLLFALLLLDAAAPSPSIAVESTRCDRTCGSTTVLYPFGFSAGCQILLNCSASGEVRLGTYLVRNVTASSLIVDVSASCNRSIRDAAVLFSDRLSVAASNALFLRNCTGSEGQECSIGTEIISKRLNQTSCGRTEDDIRCYSSGRTEGFYSKKNFTEMANRCKFLFTSLRYGRDAFNQSTLEFESAEVEWWLQGDCRCAANANCYRIDLPSGNGTTGYRCSCNEGFTGDGFADGGGCAGDHSDRKRASERWGIDRRHRSRHRSWILFSCRRGVALCEIN, from the exons ATGGTTCCATCCCTCCTCTTCGCCCTTCTTCTACTCGACGCTGCCGCCCCCTCCCCCTCCATCGCCGTGGAATCAACACGCTGCGACCGGACTTGCGGATCCACCACCGTTTTATACCCCTTCGGCTTCTCCGCCGGATGCCAGATTCTCCTCAACTGCTCTGCCTCCGGCGAGGTCCGCCTCGGCACGTACCTCGTCCGGAACGTCACCGCCAGCTCCTTAATCGTCGACGTGTCGGCCTCCTGCAACCGCTCCATCAGAGACGCGGCCGTGCTCTTTAGCGACAGGTTGTCCGTGGCGGCGAGCAACGCGTTGTTCCTCCGCAACTGCACTGGAAGCGAGGGGCAGGAGTGCAGCATCGGCACAGAAATCATCTCGAAGCGCCTCAACCAGACGAGCTGCGGCCGTACAGAGGACGACATCCGGTGCTACTCCAGCGGCCGGACGGAGGGGTTCTACTCCAAGAAGAATTTCACGGAGATGGCGAATCGGTGCAAATTCCTGTTCACGTCGTTGAGGTACGGCAGGGACGCCTTCAACCAGTCGACGCTCGAGTTCGAGTCGGCCGAGGTAGAGTGGTGGCTCCAAGGAGATTGCCGGTGCGCAGCCAACGCCAACTGTTACCGCATAGATTTGCCGTCTGGGAACGGAACCACCGGGTACCGATGCAGCTGCAATGAAGGGTTCACCGGCGACGGTTTCGCCGACGGCGGCGGTTGCGCCGGAG ACCACTCCGACAGGAAAAGAGcatctgaacgttggggaattGATAGAAG GCATCGGAGTAGGCATCGTAGCTGGATCTTGTTTAGCTGTCGCCGTGGTGTTGCTCTATGtgaaattaattag
- the LOC122009033 gene encoding wall-associated receptor kinase-like 14, with translation MVPSLLFALLLLAAAAPAIAVESTRCDRTCRSTTVLYPFGFSAGCQIRLNCSASGEVSLGTYLVRNVTASSLIVDVSASCNRSIADAAVLFSDRLSMAASNALFLRNCTGSEGQECSIDTEIISKRLNQTSCGRTGDDIRCYSSGRTEGFYSKKNFTEMAKRCKFLFTSLRYGRDAFNQSTLVFESAEVGWWLGGDCRCAANANCSRIDLPSGNGTTGYRCSCNEGFTGDGYADGGGCGRASKCSSEHPCRKGINVGVIMGGIAAGSFLALGVAVLCYRFFFRGDKASETEEAVAQRLLLSGAASGTVAIYSHKDIERATGNFSDAYRLGSGAYGTVYRGRFSADGGFVAIKRLKNPDTDNVMQVINEIKLVSSVSHPNLVHLLGCCIGRGHHILVYEFVPNGTLSQHLHRELGDVLPWPARVVIAAETARAIAYLHTAVRPPIYHRDIKSSNILLDYSLRPKLADFGLSRAVAAEWSHISTAPQGTPGYVDPQYHQNFHLSDKSDVYSFGVVLVEMITAMKAVDFRRDPSEVNLAALAADRIAKGQVEEIVDPVVKENCHGRGMESVMKVAELAFRCLAFHKEARPAMTEVAEELERIRAEEGGASEVKEEEGKEMALPFLCVKEPWGSEQSCSSSSSLSNASSSGILHR, from the exons ATGGTTCCATCCCTCCTCTTCGCCCTTCTTCTACTCGCCGCCGCCGCCCCCGCCATCGCCGTGGAATCAACACGCTGCGACCGGACTTGCAGATCCACCACCGTTTTATACCCCTTCGGTTTCTCTGCCGGATGCCAGATTCGCCTCAACTGCTCTGCCTCCGGCGAGGTCAGCCTCGGCACGTACCTCGTCCGGAACGTCACCGCCAGCTCCTTAATCGTCGACGTGTCGGCCTCCTGCAACCGCTCCATCGCCGACGCGGCCGTGCTCTTTAGCGACAGGTTGTCCATGGCGGCGAGCAACGCGCTGTTCCTCCGCAACTGCACTGGAAGCGAGGGGCAGGAGTGCAGCATCGACACAGAAATCATCTCGAAGCGCCTCAACCAGACGAGCTGCGGCCGTACAGGCGACGACATCCGGTGCTACTCCAGCGGCCGGACGGAGGGGTTCTACTCCAAGAAGAATTTCACGGAGATGGCGAAGCGGTGCAAATTCCTGTTCACGTCGTTGAGGTACGGCAGGGACGCCTTCAACCAGTCGACGCTCGTGTTCGAGTCTGCCGAGGTCGGGTGGTGGCTCGGAGGAGATTGCCGATGCGCGGCCAACGCCAACTGTTCCCGCATAGATTTGCCGTCTGGGAACGGAACCACCGGGTACCGATGCAGCTGCAATGAAGGGTTCACCGGCGACGGCTACGCCGACGGCGGCGGTTGCGGCAGAG CATCTAAGTGCTCCTCAGAGCACCCCTGCCGGAAGGGAATTAACGTTGGAGTAATTATGGgag GAATCGCGGCTGGATCCTTCTTGGCACTCGGCGTGGCGGTGCTCTGTTACCGCTTCTTCTTCCGCGGTGACAAGGCTTCGGAAACAGAGGAAGCCGTCGCCCAACGCCTCCTCCTCTCCGGCGCCGCTTCCGGCACCGTCGCAATTTACTCCCACAAAGACATTGAGCGCGCCACCGGCAACTTCTCCGACGCGTACAGGCTTGGCTCCGGCGCCTACGGCACCGTCTACAGAGGCCGCTTCTCCGCCGACGGCGGCTTCGTCGCCATCAAGCGTCTCAAGAACCCCGACACTGACAACGTCATGCAGGTGATCAACGAGATCAAGCTTGTGTCGTCCGTCAGCCACCCCAACCTCGTCCACCTCCTCGGCTGCTGCATCGGCCGCGGCCACCACATACTCGTCTACGAGTTCGTCCCCAACGGCACCCTGTCGCAGCACCTCCACCGAGAGCTCGGCGACGTCCTGCCGTGGCCGGCGCGTGTGGTGATCGCTGCCGAGACAGCGCGCGCCATCGCGTACCTCCACACAGCCGTGCGCCCGCCCATCTACCACCGCGACATCAAGTCGAGCAACATCCTGCTGGACTACAGCCTCCGGCCCAAGCTGGCGGACTTCGGGCTGTCGCGCGCTGTGGCGGCGGAGTGGTCGCACATCTCCACGGCGCCGCAGGGGACGCCGGGGTACGTGGACCCGCAGTACCATCAGAACTTCCATCTCTCCGATAAGAGCGATGTGTACAGCTTCGGGGTGGTGCTGGTGGAGATGATCACGGCGATGAAGGCGGTGGACTTTCGCCGGGATCCTAGCGAGGTGAACCTGGCAGCGCTGGCGGCGGACAGGATCGCCAAGGGACAGGTGGAGGAAATCGTGGACCCTGTGGTGAAGGAAAACTGCCATGGCCGGGGAATGGAGTCGGTGATGAAAGTGGCGGAGCTGGCGTTCCGGTGCCTGGCTTTCCACAAAGAAGCACGGCCGGCGATGACGGAGGTGGCGGAGGAGCTGGAGAGGATCAGGGCGGAGGAAGGAGGAGCCAGCGAAGTGAAAGAGGAGGAAGGCAAAGAGATGGCGTTGCCGTTCTTGTGCGTCAAGGAGCCATGGGGGAGTGAGCAAAGCTGCTCTTCGTCGTCGTCTTTGTCTAATGCTTCCTCCTCCGGCATCCTTCATCGCTAG